The Microbacterium paraoxydans genome includes a window with the following:
- the lgt gene encoding prolipoprotein diacylglyceryl transferase, which produces MSSALHSTAAGVLASIPSPPVSYVDLGPLRIHFYALCIIAGIIVAVLMTNHRLTKRGAEPWVVIDIAILAVPLAIIGARIFHVLTHPNFYFGEGKNTWNPFEPGSVWAIWEGGIAIFGALIGGAVGAYLGCRWTGIRFWTFADALAPGLLLAQAMGRFGNWFNHELFGLPTSLPWGLEIESTNSAFPPGLPEGTLFHPTFLYEVIWNGLGVLVLLWLGRKLFFQWGRLFAIYLIWYSAGRILWESIRIDPSEIILGLRSNVWAAIIGVVLGLVILVVQTRRHPGLEPSPYQPGRGRKDVDADVQSQDNPSDFVDVSEPPAEEVAAGATATSAAPSSGDGSR; this is translated from the coding sequence ATGTCCTCCGCGCTCCACAGCACCGCCGCCGGCGTGCTCGCCAGCATCCCGAGCCCGCCCGTGTCGTACGTCGACCTCGGTCCGCTCCGGATCCACTTCTACGCGCTCTGCATCATCGCCGGCATCATCGTCGCCGTCCTGATGACCAATCACCGCCTCACCAAGCGGGGCGCGGAGCCGTGGGTGGTCATCGACATCGCGATCCTCGCGGTGCCGCTCGCGATCATCGGCGCGCGCATCTTCCACGTCCTCACCCACCCGAACTTCTACTTCGGCGAGGGCAAGAACACCTGGAACCCCTTCGAGCCGGGCTCGGTCTGGGCGATCTGGGAGGGTGGCATCGCGATCTTCGGCGCCCTCATCGGCGGCGCCGTCGGCGCCTACCTCGGCTGCCGGTGGACCGGCATCCGCTTCTGGACGTTCGCGGACGCGCTCGCGCCAGGGCTGCTTCTCGCGCAGGCGATGGGACGTTTCGGCAACTGGTTCAACCACGAGCTCTTCGGCCTGCCGACTTCGCTCCCGTGGGGCCTGGAGATCGAGTCCACGAACTCGGCCTTCCCTCCCGGTCTCCCCGAGGGCACCCTCTTCCACCCGACCTTCCTGTACGAGGTCATCTGGAACGGCCTCGGCGTCCTCGTGCTGCTGTGGCTCGGACGCAAGCTGTTCTTCCAGTGGGGGCGCCTCTTCGCGATCTACCTCATCTGGTACAGCGCCGGACGCATCCTGTGGGAGTCGATCCGCATCGACCCGAGCGAGATCATCCTCGGCCTGCGCAGCAACGTCTGGGCCGCCATCATCGGCGTCGTCCTCGGCCTCGTCATCCTCGTGGTGCAGACGCGCCGTCACCCCGGTCTCGAGCCCTCGCCGTACCAGCCGGGCCGCGGACGGAAGGACGTGGACGCTGATGTACAATCGCAGGACAATCCCTCTGATTTCGTGGACGTGAGCGAGCCTCCGGCCGAAGAAGTCGCCGCCGGAGCCACTGCCACAAGCGCTGCTCCCTCGAGCGGGGACGGCTCCCGATAA
- the trpA gene encoding tryptophan synthase subunit alpha, with translation MSRVEQAIQRAHDAGRSAFVGYLPVGFPDLETSIQAAIALAENGVDIIELGPPYSDPVMDGAIIQEATTKALAAGFRMKDLFTAIRAITAATDVPVLVMTYWNPVLQYGVDRYAEDLLAAGGAGLITPDITPEAAGEWIAASERLGLDRVFLAALTSSDERLDLVVRSSTGFVYAVSTMGITGERAELDRAARTLVSRLRDHGARRACVGIGISTPEQIAGVSEYADGAIVGTALVRALRDGGVPALAEVTRTLAAGTASARFASEK, from the coding sequence GTGAGCCGCGTCGAACAGGCCATTCAGCGCGCGCACGACGCCGGCCGCAGCGCCTTCGTCGGCTACCTGCCCGTCGGCTTCCCCGACCTGGAGACGAGCATCCAGGCCGCGATCGCCCTCGCCGAGAACGGCGTGGACATCATCGAGCTCGGGCCGCCCTACAGCGATCCCGTCATGGACGGCGCCATCATCCAGGAGGCGACGACCAAGGCCCTCGCCGCGGGCTTCCGAATGAAGGACCTCTTCACCGCCATCCGCGCGATCACCGCCGCGACCGACGTCCCCGTCCTCGTGATGACCTACTGGAATCCCGTGCTGCAGTACGGGGTGGACCGGTATGCCGAGGACCTGCTCGCCGCGGGCGGCGCGGGTCTCATCACCCCGGACATCACCCCGGAGGCCGCCGGCGAGTGGATCGCGGCCAGCGAGCGGCTCGGTCTCGACCGGGTCTTCCTCGCAGCTCTGACCTCGTCGGACGAGCGCCTCGACCTCGTCGTGCGGTCCTCGACGGGCTTCGTCTACGCCGTCTCGACCATGGGCATCACGGGGGAGCGGGCCGAGCTCGACCGTGCGGCACGCACCCTCGTGTCGCGGCTCCGCGACCACGGTGCCCGTCGCGCCTGCGTGGGCATCGGCATCTCGACCCCGGAGCAGATCGCCGGCGTCTCCGAGTACGCCGACGGCGCCATCGTGGGCACCGCCCTCGTCCGCGCCCTCCGCGACGGCGGTGTGCCCGCTCTCGCCGAAGTCACCCGAACCCTGGCCGCCGGCACCGCGTCGGCGCGCTTCGCCTCAGAGAAGTAG
- the trpB gene encoding tryptophan synthase subunit beta translates to MSLRDQHGPFFGEFGGRYMPESLVAAIDELTVAYEEAIADPEFRAELAHLLSSYAGRPSALTEVPRFAEHAGGARVFLKREDLNHTGSHKINNVLGQALLTKRLGKTRVIAETGAGQHGVATATAAALFGLDCTIYMGEVDTERQALNVARMRLLGAEVVAVTSGSRTLKDAINDAYRDWVASVETTNYIFGTAAGPHPFPAMVRDFQKIIGEEARAQILDEVGRLPDAVVACVGGGSNAIGMFDAFLDDEGVRLYGVEAAGDGVDTDKHAASIERGRPGVLHGAKTYVLQDEDGQTVESHSISAGLDYPGVGPEHSWLADIGRAEYIPATDDEAMQALRLLSRTEGIIPAIESAHALAGALRIGRELGPDGLIAICLSGRGDKDMDTAARYFELYDEDALAHDVSEESAAEDAASKGEPQL, encoded by the coding sequence GTGAGTCTGCGCGACCAGCACGGTCCGTTCTTCGGCGAGTTCGGCGGACGGTACATGCCGGAGTCCCTGGTCGCCGCGATCGACGAGCTGACGGTCGCCTACGAGGAGGCCATCGCCGATCCGGAGTTCCGTGCCGAGCTCGCCCACCTGCTGTCCTCCTACGCCGGGCGTCCGTCCGCGCTCACCGAGGTGCCCCGGTTCGCGGAGCACGCGGGCGGCGCGCGGGTCTTCCTCAAGCGCGAGGACCTCAACCACACCGGTTCGCACAAGATCAACAACGTGCTGGGCCAGGCTCTGCTCACCAAGCGCCTCGGCAAGACCCGGGTCATCGCCGAGACCGGAGCGGGTCAGCACGGCGTCGCCACGGCGACCGCCGCCGCGCTGTTCGGCCTCGACTGCACCATCTACATGGGCGAGGTCGACACCGAGCGCCAGGCGCTGAACGTCGCCCGCATGCGTCTGCTGGGCGCCGAGGTCGTCGCGGTCACCTCGGGCTCGCGCACGCTGAAGGACGCGATCAACGACGCCTACCGCGACTGGGTGGCCTCGGTCGAGACCACCAACTACATCTTCGGCACCGCCGCCGGCCCGCACCCGTTCCCGGCGATGGTCCGCGACTTCCAGAAGATCATCGGCGAAGAGGCTCGCGCCCAGATCCTCGACGAGGTCGGCCGGCTTCCCGACGCGGTCGTCGCCTGCGTCGGCGGCGGATCCAACGCGATCGGCATGTTCGACGCGTTCCTGGACGACGAGGGCGTGCGCCTGTACGGCGTGGAGGCGGCCGGCGACGGCGTCGACACCGACAAGCACGCCGCCTCGATCGAGCGCGGCCGCCCCGGCGTGCTGCACGGCGCGAAGACGTACGTGCTGCAGGACGAAGACGGCCAGACCGTCGAATCGCACTCGATCTCCGCCGGTCTCGACTACCCGGGCGTGGGCCCCGAGCACTCGTGGCTGGCCGACATCGGCCGCGCCGAGTACATCCCGGCGACGGACGACGAGGCGATGCAGGCGCTGCGGCTGCTGAGCCGGACCGAGGGCATCATCCCCGCGATCGAGTCGGCTCATGCCCTCGCCGGCGCCCTGCGGATCGGCCGCGAGCTCGGCCCGGACGGCCTGATCGCCATCTGCCTCTCCGGCCGCGGGGATAAGGACATGGACACCGCCGCCCGCTACTTCGAGCTCTACGACGAGGACGCCCTCGCGCACGACGTGTCCGAGGAGAGCGCCGCCGAGGACGCGGCCTCGAAGGGAGAGCCGCAGCTGTGA
- the trpC gene encoding indole-3-glycerol phosphate synthase TrpC, with protein sequence MVLADLTAGAVADAERRSQSRPLAVVERDALARPAAKDALSYLAPADRVKIIAEVKRASPSRGALAEIPDPAHQAALYETGGASAISVLTEERRFGGSLADLEAVTARVSLPVLRKDFIATRYQVLEARAAGADLVLLIVAGLEPDVLRDLYGFILELGMTPLVETHSAEELEAAIDLGAALIGVNARNLKTLELDRDLFGRLVDRIPDSAIKIAESAVLTPADVAHYRSAGADVVLIGEALVTGDPVATLESFLEAK encoded by the coding sequence GTGGTCCTCGCCGACCTGACGGCCGGCGCTGTCGCAGACGCCGAGCGTCGCTCCCAGTCCCGTCCGCTCGCGGTCGTCGAGCGTGACGCCCTCGCGCGCCCCGCGGCGAAGGACGCGCTGTCGTACCTCGCTCCCGCCGACCGGGTGAAGATCATCGCCGAGGTGAAGCGGGCGAGTCCATCCCGCGGTGCCCTCGCGGAGATCCCGGATCCCGCGCACCAGGCCGCGCTCTACGAGACCGGTGGCGCCTCCGCGATCAGCGTCCTCACCGAGGAGCGCCGCTTCGGCGGCAGTCTCGCCGATCTGGAGGCGGTCACTGCCCGGGTCTCGCTGCCCGTGCTCCGGAAGGACTTCATCGCCACCCGGTACCAGGTGCTCGAGGCGCGTGCCGCCGGTGCCGACCTCGTCCTCCTGATCGTGGCGGGCCTGGAGCCGGACGTCCTCCGCGACCTGTACGGGTTCATCCTCGAGCTCGGCATGACGCCGCTCGTCGAGACCCACTCGGCGGAGGAGCTGGAGGCCGCGATCGACCTCGGCGCCGCCCTGATCGGCGTGAACGCCCGCAACCTCAAGACCCTCGAGCTCGACCGCGATCTGTTCGGCCGGCTCGTGGACCGCATCCCCGACTCGGCGATCAAGATCGCGGAGTCCGCGGTGCTCACCCCCGCCGATGTCGCGCACTACCGTTCGGCCGGTGCCGACGTCGTGCTGATCGGCGAGGCCCTGGTGACCGGAGACCCGGTCGCCACTCTCGAGAGCTTCCTGGAGGCGAAGTGA
- a CDS encoding HGxxPAAW family protein: MTNPIADPGHGHSPAAWTAVVIMLVGFAAATVAFCFEQPTLVWIAAALIPIGAIVGWVLAKAGYGVKGPKYAPKAH; encoded by the coding sequence ATGACCAACCCGATCGCTGACCCCGGCCACGGACACTCGCCTGCGGCCTGGACCGCCGTCGTGATCATGCTCGTCGGCTTCGCTGCCGCGACCGTCGCGTTCTGCTTCGAGCAGCCGACCCTGGTGTGGATCGCCGCCGCACTGATCCCGATCGGGGCGATCGTCGGCTGGGTGCTCGCGAAGGCGGGATACGGCGTGAAGGGTCCCAAGTACGCTCCGAAGGCGCACTAG
- a CDS encoding Trp biosynthesis-associated membrane protein, with translation MSIAQRGRSLSLTGFLLAGAIGIVSSTQTWFTVQRADAGEDILVPGASALVLLAPLSLAVLALGAALAIAGRVVRVVFGVLAAAAALFLGWSTLQLLLGDAYGAVAATVTETTGLAGSGAVHEVAASIVPSAWPFLALVGWAILLVAAVVVLTTWRRWKAGGRRYRTDAPSDAPHDGPVDAVDSWDELSRGSDPTR, from the coding sequence GTGAGCATCGCGCAGCGCGGACGCTCCCTCTCCTTGACGGGGTTCCTGCTGGCCGGCGCCATCGGGATCGTTTCCTCCACGCAGACCTGGTTCACGGTGCAGCGCGCGGACGCGGGGGAGGACATCCTCGTCCCCGGAGCCTCCGCCCTCGTGCTCCTCGCCCCGCTGAGCCTCGCGGTCCTGGCGCTCGGTGCCGCCCTCGCGATCGCCGGCCGGGTCGTGCGCGTCGTCTTCGGGGTGCTGGCCGCCGCGGCCGCGCTGTTCCTGGGCTGGTCCACGCTGCAACTCCTCCTCGGCGACGCGTACGGCGCAGTCGCTGCGACCGTCACCGAGACGACGGGACTCGCCGGGAGCGGAGCCGTCCACGAGGTCGCGGCGAGCATCGTGCCGTCGGCCTGGCCGTTCCTCGCCCTCGTCGGCTGGGCGATCCTGCTCGTCGCCGCCGTCGTCGTGCTGACCACCTGGCGGCGCTGGAAGGCCGGCGGCCGTCGCTATCGCACCGACGCGCCGAGCGACGCGCCGCACGACGGTCCCGTCGACGCGGTCGATTCCTGGGACGAGCTGTCCCGCGGGTCCGACCCGACGCGCTGA
- the hisI gene encoding phosphoribosyl-AMP cyclohydrolase encodes MTDTPKQDEVSVDDRIAQVAFNADGLAPVIVQQWDSREVLMLAWVDAEALRRTLTSGRATYWSRSRQEYWRKGDTSGHIQVVREARLDCDGDALLLLVDQTGPACHTGTRTCFDTTDLGALDGVAAS; translated from the coding sequence ATGACCGACACGCCGAAGCAGGACGAGGTCTCCGTCGACGACCGCATCGCGCAGGTCGCCTTCAACGCCGACGGGCTCGCCCCGGTCATCGTGCAGCAGTGGGATTCGCGTGAGGTGCTCATGCTCGCGTGGGTGGATGCCGAGGCGCTGCGCCGCACGCTCACCTCCGGTCGTGCGACCTACTGGTCCCGCTCGCGGCAGGAGTACTGGCGCAAGGGCGACACGTCCGGCCACATCCAGGTCGTGCGGGAGGCCCGGCTCGACTGCGACGGGGATGCGCTCCTGCTCCTCGTCGACCAGACCGGCCCCGCGTGCCACACCGGCACGCGGACGTGCTTCGACACGACGGACCTGGGCGCCCTCGACGGGGTGGCCGCCTCGTGA
- the hisF gene encoding imidazole glycerol phosphate synthase subunit HisF gives MALASRVIPCLDVADGRVVKGVNFENLRDMGDPVELARHYAAQGADEITFLDVTATVDARATTYDVVQRTAEQVFVPLTVGGGVRSVDDVARLLAVGADKVGVNSAAIARPELIGEIADRFGAQVLVLSLDVKRADTTRSGFVVTTHGGRTQTTLDALDWAREAAERGAGELLVNSIDADGTRDGFDLELVRLMREVAPIPVIASGGAGRATDFAPAIKAGADAVLAASVFHTGALTVGDVKDALRAEGVLVR, from the coding sequence ATGGCCCTCGCGAGTCGCGTCATCCCGTGCCTCGACGTCGCCGACGGTCGCGTCGTCAAGGGCGTCAACTTCGAGAACCTCCGCGACATGGGCGATCCGGTGGAGCTCGCCCGCCACTACGCCGCCCAGGGTGCCGACGAGATCACGTTCCTGGACGTCACCGCGACGGTGGACGCGCGGGCCACGACCTACGACGTCGTGCAGCGCACCGCGGAGCAGGTCTTCGTGCCGCTGACGGTGGGCGGCGGGGTGCGCAGCGTTGACGACGTCGCGCGACTCCTCGCCGTCGGTGCGGACAAGGTCGGCGTGAACTCCGCGGCGATCGCCCGTCCCGAGCTCATCGGCGAGATCGCGGATCGCTTCGGTGCCCAGGTGCTCGTGCTCTCGCTCGACGTCAAGCGCGCCGACACGACGCGCTCCGGCTTCGTCGTCACCACGCACGGCGGTCGCACGCAGACCACGCTGGACGCGCTCGACTGGGCGCGCGAGGCCGCGGAGCGCGGGGCGGGGGAGCTGCTCGTGAACTCGATCGACGCCGACGGCACTCGCGACGGCTTCGATCTCGAGCTCGTCCGACTCATGCGCGAAGTCGCGCCGATCCCCGTGATCGCCTCCGGCGGTGCGGGACGGGCGACCGACTTCGCTCCGGCCATCAAGGCGGGCGCCGACGCCGTGCTCGCGGCCAGCGTGTTCCACACCGGAGCCCTGACCGTCGGCGACGTGAAGGATGCGCTGCGCGCGGAAGGAGTGCTCGTCCGATGA
- the hisG gene encoding ATP phosphoribosyltransferase: MLRIAVPNKGSLSETAAEMLAEAGYAGRRDPKTLHVIDAENDVEFFFLRPRDIATYVASGALDVGITGRDLLLDVQQPAREIEQLGFGASTFRFAGPPGRFTSVQDLDGVRVASAYPGLVGSFLRDQGVNAELVQLDGAVESAVRLGVADAVADVVSTGTTLRQAGLEIFGPVILESEAVLISRPGEADGVETLLRRLRGVMVARRYVLLDYDLPTELVDQAVAIAPGRESATISPLRDPAWVAVRVMIPRRRVNQVMDDLYALGARAILVTAIHAARL; encoded by the coding sequence ATGCTGCGCATCGCCGTTCCCAACAAGGGCTCGCTCTCCGAGACCGCCGCCGAGATGCTCGCGGAGGCGGGCTACGCCGGCCGCCGCGACCCCAAGACCCTGCATGTCATCGACGCCGAGAACGACGTCGAGTTCTTCTTCCTCCGCCCGCGCGACATCGCCACTTACGTGGCCTCCGGCGCCCTCGACGTCGGCATCACCGGTCGTGATCTCCTCCTCGACGTGCAGCAGCCGGCGCGCGAGATCGAGCAGCTCGGCTTCGGGGCGTCCACGTTCCGCTTCGCGGGTCCTCCCGGACGCTTCACCTCCGTCCAGGATCTCGACGGCGTCCGCGTGGCCTCCGCCTATCCGGGTCTGGTCGGCTCCTTCCTCCGCGACCAGGGGGTGAACGCCGAGCTCGTGCAGCTCGACGGTGCCGTGGAGTCCGCCGTGCGCCTCGGTGTCGCCGACGCGGTCGCCGACGTGGTGTCCACCGGCACCACCCTGCGCCAGGCGGGGTTGGAGATCTTCGGCCCCGTGATCCTGGAGTCCGAGGCCGTGCTGATCAGCCGTCCCGGTGAGGCCGACGGCGTGGAGACGCTGCTGCGCCGACTCCGCGGCGTCATGGTCGCGCGGCGCTACGTGCTCCTCGACTACGACCTCCCCACCGAGCTCGTCGATCAGGCCGTGGCCATCGCCCCGGGTCGCGAGTCCGCGACCATCTCGCCGCTCCGCGACCCGGCCTGGGTGGCCGTGCGCGTCATGATCCCGCGTCGCCGGGTCAACCAGGTGATGGACGACCTGTACGCCCTGGGCGCCCGGGCCATCCTCGTCACGGCGATCCACGCGGCGAGGCTCTGA
- a CDS encoding phosphoribosyl-ATP diphosphatase, which yields MKTFDELFAELSVKAETRPEGSGTVAELDGGVHAIGKKIVEEAAEVWMAAEYESDAAAAEEISQLLYHLQVMMLAKGLTLQDVYRHL from the coding sequence GTGAAGACTTTCGACGAGCTGTTCGCCGAGCTCAGCGTCAAGGCCGAGACCCGACCCGAGGGATCGGGCACCGTGGCGGAGCTCGACGGCGGCGTGCATGCGATCGGCAAGAAGATCGTCGAAGAGGCCGCCGAGGTCTGGATGGCGGCGGAGTACGAGTCGGATGCCGCTGCCGCCGAGGAGATCTCCCAGCTCCTCTACCACCTGCAGGTGATGATGCTCGCGAAGGGCCTCACCCTGCAGGACGTCTACCGACATCTGTGA
- the rpe gene encoding ribulose-phosphate 3-epimerase yields the protein MDLPRAPRINPSILAADFVNMQAELARIATADFAHVDVMDNHFVPNLTFGPQMVQRIQETSPVPLDVHLMITDPDRWAPGYAELGAASVTFHLEAAGEPVALARRLRDIGARAGVAVKPATPVEGLFDLLDEFDQILVMTVEPGFGGQGFLPETMPKLQALSAEARRRGSSVWLQVDGGISDATIAQAAEAGADTFVAGSAVYGADDVEAAVTRLRDLARAGSLEG from the coding sequence ATGGATCTGCCCCGCGCCCCGCGCATCAACCCCAGCATCCTCGCCGCCGACTTCGTCAACATGCAGGCGGAGCTCGCCCGCATCGCGACCGCCGACTTCGCGCACGTCGACGTCATGGACAACCATTTCGTCCCGAACCTCACGTTCGGCCCGCAGATGGTCCAGCGCATCCAGGAGACCAGTCCGGTCCCGCTGGACGTGCATCTCATGATCACGGATCCGGATCGCTGGGCCCCGGGCTACGCCGAGCTCGGCGCCGCGAGCGTGACCTTCCACCTGGAGGCGGCGGGGGAGCCGGTGGCTCTCGCGCGGCGGCTGCGCGACATCGGCGCCCGTGCCGGGGTCGCGGTCAAGCCCGCGACTCCTGTCGAGGGACTCTTCGACCTGCTGGACGAGTTCGACCAGATCCTCGTGATGACCGTCGAGCCGGGGTTCGGCGGACAGGGCTTCCTGCCCGAGACCATGCCGAAGCTGCAGGCGCTGTCCGCGGAGGCGCGGCGCCGCGGCTCGTCCGTCTGGCTCCAGGTCGACGGCGGCATCTCCGACGCGACGATCGCCCAGGCGGCCGAAGCGGGAGCCGACACCTTCGTCGCCGGATCCGCGGTCTACGGGGCGGACGACGTGGAGGCGGCCGTCACCCGGCTCAGGGACCTCGCGCGAGCCGGTAGCCTGGAGGGGTGA
- a CDS encoding RsmB/NOP family class I SAM-dependent RNA methyltransferase — protein MQPARRVAYDVIRAVSDSDAYANLLLPTAIAEAGLDPQDAALATELTYGTLRRRGTYDAIIAAAADRPADAIDPAVLDALRLAVHQLLATRVASHAAVNESVNLVALTAGRGASSFANAVLRRIARESPGEWLARIEAAARSDDERLALRAAHPVWIIRALRRALAAEGRVEELDALLEADNVSPEVTLVALPGLAEPQEPRRPYAATAFASPGGDPRLALAASDGAVRVQDEGSQLVALALTAAAPLRTGERWLDLCAGPGGKTALLAAVARQNDAVLEANEVVPTRARLVRNALRAVPGDVTVHERDGRELAAERPEAFDRILVDAPCTGLGALRRRPEARWRKSPADVAELVPLQVGLLTAAVDALAPGGVVAYVTCSPHLAETTAVVEEVRRIRPELVELDARAVLHGVAQSLIDLADDGRAQTGSAQLWPHRHGTDAMFLALLQRPLEATDAPKEG, from the coding sequence ATCCAGCCGGCGCGCCGCGTGGCCTACGACGTGATCAGGGCGGTGTCGGACTCCGACGCCTACGCCAACCTGCTCCTCCCGACGGCGATCGCCGAGGCGGGGCTGGACCCGCAGGACGCGGCTCTGGCGACCGAGCTGACCTATGGCACGCTCCGTCGCCGGGGCACCTACGACGCGATCATCGCCGCCGCCGCCGACCGCCCCGCCGACGCGATCGACCCCGCCGTGCTCGACGCCCTCCGGCTCGCGGTGCATCAGCTCCTCGCGACGCGGGTGGCCTCGCACGCCGCCGTGAACGAGTCCGTGAACCTCGTGGCCCTCACGGCGGGGCGTGGCGCGTCGAGCTTCGCCAACGCGGTGCTCCGGCGGATCGCCCGCGAGTCGCCGGGCGAGTGGCTCGCGCGCATCGAGGCGGCGGCGCGATCGGACGACGAACGTCTGGCCCTCCGAGCCGCGCACCCGGTGTGGATCATCCGGGCGCTGCGGCGCGCCCTCGCCGCCGAGGGGCGCGTCGAGGAGCTGGACGCCCTGCTGGAGGCCGACAACGTCTCGCCCGAGGTCACCCTGGTCGCCCTCCCCGGGCTCGCGGAGCCGCAGGAGCCCCGCCGGCCCTACGCCGCCACGGCGTTCGCGTCTCCGGGAGGCGATCCGCGTCTCGCGCTGGCCGCCTCCGACGGTGCGGTCCGGGTGCAGGACGAGGGATCTCAGCTCGTCGCGCTCGCGCTGACCGCGGCGGCGCCGCTGCGCACGGGGGAGCGGTGGCTCGACCTGTGCGCAGGACCCGGCGGGAAGACGGCCCTGCTCGCCGCCGTCGCCCGGCAGAACGACGCGGTCCTGGAAGCCAACGAGGTGGTGCCGACCCGCGCCCGGCTCGTGCGCAACGCGCTGCGCGCTGTCCCGGGCGACGTCACCGTGCACGAGCGCGACGGCCGGGAGCTGGCGGCCGAGCGGCCGGAGGCGTTCGACCGGATCCTCGTGGACGCCCCCTGCACCGGCCTCGGCGCCCTCCGACGGCGCCCGGAGGCCCGGTGGCGGAAGTCCCCGGCGGACGTCGCCGAGCTCGTGCCGCTGCAGGTCGGTCTGCTCACGGCGGCTGTGGACGCTCTCGCACCGGGAGGCGTCGTCGCGTATGTCACCTGTTCGCCCCATCTCGCGGAGACCACGGCGGTGGTCGAGGAGGTGCGGCGCATCCGGCCGGAGCTCGTCGAGCTCGATGCCCGCGCGGTGCTGCACGGCGTGGCGCAGTCGCTGATCGATCTCGCCGACGACGGGCGGGCGCAGACGGGCAGCGCTCAGCTCTGGCCGCATCGGCACGGCACCGACGCGATGTTCCTCGCACTCCTGCAGCGCCCGCTGGAGGCGACAGACGCCCCGAAGGAAGGTTGA
- the fmt gene encoding methionyl-tRNA formyltransferase, with product MRLVFAGTPAAAVPTLRRLAAEHDIVAVVTRPNAPLGRKRVLTPSPVAQAAVELGLPVIHAARLDEAVTTEISALRPELGVIVAYGGLVREPLLSVPDAGWINLHFSLLPAWRGAAPVQRALIAGDAVLGASVFQLVPELDAGDVFAMRTVELPATATAGEALEALALDGAGLTADVVAAIADGSARAVPQEGEPTFAGKLTLEDGLLDFREPFDAVYARFRGVTPEPGAHTTIDGQRLKILEARPAGAEAEDLRPGAMAGTRAEVLIGTATSPLAVTRLQPAGKGPMKAADWWRGLQGTTPVAGS from the coding sequence ATGCGCCTCGTCTTCGCCGGCACTCCCGCCGCCGCGGTCCCCACTCTGCGACGCCTCGCCGCCGAGCACGACATCGTCGCGGTGGTGACGCGCCCCAACGCCCCCCTCGGGCGCAAGCGTGTGCTGACCCCGTCGCCGGTCGCTCAGGCTGCGGTTGAGCTCGGCCTGCCGGTCATCCACGCTGCCCGGCTGGACGAGGCGGTGACGACGGAGATCTCGGCCCTGCGCCCGGAGCTCGGCGTGATCGTCGCGTACGGCGGACTCGTGCGCGAGCCGCTCCTGTCGGTGCCGGATGCCGGGTGGATCAACCTGCACTTCTCGCTCCTGCCCGCCTGGCGCGGAGCTGCGCCGGTGCAGCGCGCTCTGATCGCGGGAGATGCCGTCCTCGGCGCGAGCGTCTTCCAGCTCGTCCCCGAGCTCGACGCCGGCGACGTGTTCGCGATGCGTACCGTCGAGCTCCCGGCGACCGCTACGGCGGGGGAGGCGCTGGAGGCTCTGGCCCTCGACGGCGCCGGTCTCACCGCCGACGTGGTCGCCGCGATCGCGGACGGCAGCGCCCGCGCCGTCCCGCAGGAAGGCGAGCCGACGTTCGCCGGCAAGCTGACGCTCGAGGACGGTCTCCTCGACTTCCGCGAGCCGTTCGACGCCGTGTACGCCCGGTTCCGCGGAGTCACGCCGGAGCCGGGAGCGCACACGACGATCGACGGTCAGCGGCTGAAGATCCTCGAGGCGCGACCCGCCGGTGCCGAGGCGGAGGACCTGCGACCGGGTGCCATGGCGGGCACGCGAGCGGAGGTCCTGATCGGGACGGCCACCTCGCCGCTGGCCGTCACCCGGCTGCAGCCCGCGGGCAAGGGCCCCATGAAAGCCGCCGACTGGTGGCGGGGTCTGCAGGGCACGACTCCGGTGGCCGGCTCGTGA